The Aptenodytes patagonicus chromosome 12, bAptPat1.pri.cur, whole genome shotgun sequence nucleotide sequence caccacaactctctgggcccggccgtccagccagttttttatccagtgAAGAGTAAGTATCATAGAGCAAATCATAGAAGGATCATAGAGCAAATGCATGCAGTAGCATTCACATTTAATCTGATGTTACTCTTATTTACTCCAACTGTGAAATGCCTTCAGGAAATGTTCCTGTTTAGCTTTTCCTCTTGCATATTAGAAGAAATTCTCATGACTACGACTACAAAAATCAAATAACTGCTCTGTCCAAGTCTTGTTTCTCTTCATCCCTCAGCTAACTTCTCATATCATCACTGCTACCTACAGCAAAGACAGCAAGAACATCTATTGGCTAATACCTCATACGACCTACCCACAGCCTAGCACATTACATTcctgtaagatttttttcagtacagaaaaaaaagcaggagaaggcagcatACAGCAGGAAAAGAATGACCCAGCAACAGGAACGCATGCAGGATAGACTGAATTTAAGCTGGGTTGCTGAATGAGAGGAACTGGTGCCACTGATGCTATTGCTGAACATAGAACAATTGGTAACAGCTGTGCAAAACAGGGACAGACCCTCTTCTTGGCAATCAGCATGGATTTTAGATGCGTCAACAGCAGCATCCGAAAATTTAGACCCCAAAATATGGGGAAAGTAGGCAAGGGAGGCctcctctgaaaagaaaacaaaaggcaaacagTAGTTCATTTAATAGCAGGATTCAAGTCTAACAATGCTtgttcctgcccccccccccccccccccccaaaggcagGGGGGCACGCAGTTAGTGGCAATAAGAGAATATTGCAAAAAGGACACAAGAGAGACTAAACTGAATTAAGGAATTTGGGCAGGGCAGTTCGGTTTAACTGTCATTTGAACTTATGTAGAAACAGAGTATATGAATGGTTAGGTGGTTACAAGATAGACAGCAGAAACCAAAaacaccctcttttttttcttaacagaaaccCAGTAATTTATCACATAGATTATGTTATACATGGATCTTCGAAGgttctatttctttctctctccactgcTACATATGAGAAAGTTTAGAGTTTGAGGCACTCGAGGATATCTAAActaaaacccaaagcaaaacaattaGAAAGTAGAGATGCTGAGCCATcaataaaaatactgttctgGTCTTGatcaaatttgaaatgaaatagcACACTGCATTACATATAGCGCACTACTGAGAAGTTTACAAAGTAAAGAGGCTATTGTTTCTTAAACTAATATTAGAGTATtagctttgcttctttttatcCACGGTGTTAGGACCTCTCATTTAGAACTGGTGGAAGGTAATTGGACATACATACTACAAGTTTATATTTTGGGGAGGTTTCATAATCTTATTTCTGTAACACAAGTATTATTGAATCAAAAATAAGAGACCTGAGGGAATTAATGCATTCCTttatgctttaaagaaaaaagtctacaACCCACAGACTCTCAATACTTACCAGTCTCCCAAAGAGATGTTTCTAAACTTTAATCTTCTGAGACAATGAATGCTCCCCATCCCAACTGATGACAAAATTAGGCACTACCTACATATGGAGTGGCTAGCAAAACTCATCAACATTTCAAAACTTGAAGTTTCTAAGGGAACAGCTTATTAAATACCCATCTACCTCCAAAAGAAACTTCAAGCTGAGAAAAATCTTTAAACCCAACACATTTACTGTATCTATAACTCGTCATTAACAATTTGTATATCACTTTTCTTGTATCTGCTCCTACCCCATCAACATAATTCTAAGAAAATGTCTTAGCATACCCTAAACCCCAACATAtcactattttctttcaaaaagagtctttctctctgtatttatAAGAAATCGGTACTTAATGTGTCTCACCTGCATCACTGAGTCAGCAGTTAGTATTTTGCTCCTCTCTCCACAGCTGATACCTGATAAAAGTGAATCAAAGGGATTCTGATATACAGGGTTCCTCTTACATGTCGGTAGTGTTTTCACCAAAGTTTAAATATCTAGCCTCACATTTTTGTGTCTTCTGCACATAGAAATATTCTCTTAAGGTTAAACTTTGAAAGAATGATTTCTATTTTCTGATATGCACATGCCCCTCTTCACCCTGAAAACGCTCAAGAAAATTTTATAAAAACTTTGGGATTAGCATAGCActgataatgtaaaaatatttacttcttaTTGCTAATACTTGCTGTTGTCTGCCTGTTTCATTGAAATGCTACCATGCTGTCTGTATCCATACCTAGATGTTACAACTCATACCTGCACTGGCCATGGGTTTGGCCATGACACATAATTTAAATATAGAGGATTCTGGGACTAcatgttttttccctttagggAAGGTGGTCTCAGCTTGGACAATTACATACCTGTTTGCAATAGTATAAAGTTGCCAGATCCATAGTGCTCTTGGCAGTCATGGAGGTTTACAAAGTCATGAAATCACTTCTCACTAATTCTTTAATTATGGAAGGATTTATGGAAAAAATGATGCATGCATTTGTAAAACGGATTTGGTGCTATGAACTTGAAGTAAGTTCATTCACAGGAGAAAGTACCTCTAGCGGCACTTGGACCCTTCTGAATTATATTTACAGTTTCATAAATGGGAAGTCCATCTGCTGCCAAGGTGTTTTGGTTGCACTGAGTGGAACTGTGCCGTTTTCCTGACTATAAGCCACCCAGGGCTGTCTTCTGTTGACCTGGCTGATGGAAGCTGTTATGATTTCCTCCAGTGAGAAAGAGGCAGTTCAGCTGCCCAGTGAGCACGTTCAGAATAGCCATGTAGCATGCTTTGGTTGCTTGAAAACATGGAGGCATTGCTTAGAAATTCATATAAACTACTGGCTGTTTAATTTCACACAAGTGACAAGGGGTATCAGTTTGTGGGAGGATTACAGGGAGCCCTTTGTGGCAGAATGTGCCGGTGGCATTAAGAGGTGTGGTCTGCTGACAGTCACCAAATGCACCTCTCTCCTTTAAGAGGGTGCGGAGTCTGTTAAAACAACAGGCCTAAGAGGCTGTGCTGCaagtcagaattaaaaaataaaaacagcttccAGAAATACAATAAATTCTTAATAAGGTATATAACAAAAATCAAATAGTATAGCATCTCAGTGTCTGCACTCTTCCTTCAGGCAGGCATGGGGTGATGTTTTGTGATTTCACAGATTTACAAAGGGAGCAAAGGAAACTGTGTCCTCCCTTgagcttctgattttttttcctgctcagacAGGAAAGCTACGATAAGCATGGAATTCAGAAGGGAGCTATAGTTAAATGTATGTTTGGAGTTGAGAGGTGGAAAGAAATTTGCAGCCTTCTGCTTCAGGTTAGGTAAGTTTACGATTGGGATAGGGAACTGAGGGCCTTCAGAGCTGGAATTAAACTGGGGTCCTGCTCATTGTGGGAGACGGGTGACGGCTGGGGCCATGACAAGCTACAATGCAACGTTCATTGGGAACGGGGAGGAAACTCCCTTGTTTTGTCATTCCCCTGTTCGGCAGGGTGTGAGTCCTTCCCTATCAAAATCCTCAAGCCCTCCTGTAAAGTCACACTGAAGTGTAGTCTATGGAAGTAACGGCAGCTTCAGTCCTTGCAATGATGGGCTTGTCCGCTGCAGGAGTGGAAACCAGCCACAAGAGTGgatacagcagcagaaacaaaccTGTCATTCTTTTGTTATGCTCTGTGTCACATGAAATCATCTTCCTTCCAGCTGTGCTCAGAAAGGGTAGAGGTGTGCTGGTGGGAGGCCAGCAGCTGCAAATGTGCTGTGCTTCTCCCAGGAGGTGGCACCTCTGGCGTGGATGGGAAAACAGCCTTCCCCGTGCCCACATTCCTCTACCTTCAGGTGCTGCTTCTGGGACATCTGAAGGCACATGGTCATAGCTTGGCCAACTTAGTGTAAGGTTTATGTGAGATACTTTGTCAAGGGGGGCTGCTCTTCTTTGTGGAATCATTAACCTTTGGGAATGAGATACTAGAGCTGTCATGCTTGTAGCTGATGCATTCCAATTTCCTGCTATATCTGAGAATATCTAGGCCTAACAGGGGGAAAGCTTCATAATTATTGATCCCTGTGACCATCTTGTGCTGGAATTTTAAAGTCCAAttaagaagggaaagaaaattttttagatcttttcagtttttcagattttaaatgtgtATCTCTACGTGTTTGCTTGTGTCTCAATAGTTTAACACACCTCGTGTCCCACAGAATGGGAAAAATATCCCTTTATGGACAGTTGATAAGTTAATTCATGTAACTCACAGTGTATGTAACTTGCATACAAAGCTTTGCATTACTAGCAATTGTCCAAAGTGTCAAAGAGTTTATATTCTGTAATATAAAAGTTGAAAATCTTGTTACATGCTTATGAGTTGTCCAAGGACAGATCGATGCACAGTTTGGATTACTATTTGAATTTGATCTTGCCTCCTTCTGAGTGATTCCCAAGGAAGATTGTTACTGCCCCAGTTTCCGAATTCCTCAAGGAACTGAATCCCAGAACTCAACTGTTATCAGACTTTAGTTGTTTGGATTACGGTCTATTTAtcttctgcaaaacagagaggaaatttTGCTTCTTTAATGATTTTTGCAAGGAAATCTGTAATATTTGAaactgaggaaaagagaaaaaagcagccaAAAATCTATATATGGAATTTGTTCAGGCATTAGTCCAAAAAACCAAAAGTCATCAGGTACATTAGCACAAGTAAGGATGGTAAGTTTGATTAATGTCCTCTGAAGAATATTGGagttcatttcatttcagttcacTTTAGTATTAGTCTATTTTGGTTTACATTGATGGTTGCCTCAGTtgaattggagaaaaaaaagtgagacaaTGATTAGAGTTGTCATAATGATAGATGAAGTATGAAAGCctaaacagaacagaagaaaactagAGATAATGAGCTCCATGCCACAGAGAATGGTTGGAATAGCCTCTGTGGGAAAGATTCCTAGGCAAGTCTGTCTGTCTCACATTTCTTGACGATAATCattgactttttgttttgttttgtttttcatgacagataaatatttttctccGCGTGGCTTGTTAAATTCAGAGGAGGACCCTCTCTCTTGTAAGTGAATATGTAGAATCCTAtcaccattttttctttaaaaaaaataatttgtctttccTCAGTCACCAGTTTCTTTTCTTGCTCCTTGATTAGCACTATACGTGTGTTGATTGTTGCTCATTACTGAAATACATTGCTTTGGTACTCTGATGTTCTGCactgtaatttttaaatgccCTCTCTTTGGGGAGAGAGGGCAACATATCTGTTTAAACAGAGCATGTAGGAGTCTGCACGTTTTGTGCAAAAGTACTGGATAGCGTTCCAATCTCCTTTACTGTTAAAGGTATCAAATATGGCacgaaaaattattttttctatcttttcctAAGCTTACAATGCTAGTGTGATCAGAGTTAATTTAGCACCATATCCTGGTTGTTTATCCATTCCCTTAGCTCAAGACTTGCTTTTAATCATCTCCCGtctatttttttatattggaGCCAGCTGAAGAATGTTCCAAAGCAAGAGATTGCCATGAAAATGCAAattcaataaaaatttaaaattttaagatgTCTCCTTCTTGACACATGGCTGAAATAAAGAGTACTAAGTGTTGAGAACTTCACTGGTATTTTGGTGGTGacatttttttttaccagttctCTTTGCAGCCACAAGTTACAGAGTCTTACAGAGTAAGATCTTATGATCTTAACATCAAATagttgaaaatgttttctgcttacGTTCTCTAAGTTGTGGCACTGAGgacctgtttttttccaaatacttagTAGTATTAGAAGATTCAGAAACACCAAATAACTGTAGTAACTGGAAACACTCAACAAGCATGAGATGACCTTTGAGCTATTTAGTGTAAACAGCCTGAGCAGTATCACACTGGTTTTAAAGCAGGGTTAGAATGCAGCTCTCCAGGCTGACCAGACACTGATACACCATAATGAAGCCAGTTGAATGTGAATTATATTCCATTATACTTCACCAGTCTGTCACCTGGTATTATCTTCAATCCAGAGACATGGGATTCTGGTCTGATCAAAAGAATGATTTATGCAATAGCAACTGTAGAGCACAGCTGGCAATTTTTCATGTTGCCCTTGATGTCTTTAAGAATGTAATTGCTAGTGTAGGAGTCAGGAGACCTGGATGTTGGTTCTGGCTCACCCATACATGTCTGATATATAAGAGGCTTTGATCGAAGTGGCTACGTTCCCCCTCAACAGATTGCTTTCCAGGTCAATCTCCAAGGTCTTAGGGGCAGGGTCCATTTCTTATATTGAGCACGTAGAGGACCTAGCACCAGTGCTCTTCACCTACTGCACTTACATGCTAGAACAATGACAGTAACAACAATATCAGAAAATACAGGGCTTTATGGACAAGTGAAGTAGCTTTATTATAgcactggcattttctttttcgGGAATCCAACCCATCTGATTTTCAGGCCTGTATTTCATTACCTCTTGTCatagaagtgaaaaagaaaatgtcgTAAGACCTTACTGTGAaagcccttccttctcctccacatATAAATAGATACATCAACGATATATGAGTACTTTTTCAGTGCAGAGTTTTGAAGACTCTAATCCTCAATGAGTGCAAGGAGATCTGTTCTATTTTTCCATTCAATGCCAATATCTGGCTACTTCTACTTTATTTTCTAGCAAACAGGATCTCAGCATGTTTCATCAGCTCGCTCAAGCTACATACATTTTCCCTTCCCCATATTTCTATGTCGTTGCTCCATCACACAAACTTGACTGTCCAGATTGTCCGGCTGCTTCAACATTTTCTTCAGATGTCATTTACAGCAATTGGCAAATCATGTTCTTTGCTGTGGTATGTGGCAAAATCTGGTATGCTTCTCAGTGTTATCTGCAGCTATGGGCCAGCACATGATGCTAGCAGGAGCTGATAAAAAGCACAAGCACTCCATGTTGGAGAGTATTGCTCTCCAGCTGCTCTCATCTACTGTTTCATGTCAGAAATTAAGAGAAATGAACTAGAGTCCCAGGGGTCTGTGGTAGATGCAGGGGTCTGTGGTAGACTATTTTAGACCTCTAACTTACAGGGCTCTGAATCACCCTTGTGGATGTGCATTGGCTGCATAGGAAACTTAGTATCTTAGGTTTGGTCCACAAACACAGGCAGTTAAATACCTCTATAGACTAAAGCAGATGGTGTGAATATCCACTCAGGCTATAACAAGCCAAGCTAGAAGGCAGAAAATATCCCCAAATTGTCTGCTGGATTTTCTGACATCACGATGAAACATCAGACTTTGACTTTGTTTTCTCAATTTgatctttgttttctcattttgacCTCTGTCAGTCAAGACACATTCAGGGTAAGCTGACCTGTTGTGACAATCTTTTTAGGTTGACTGGCCAGACCCACAAGCCTTTGGGCTATGAGAAACTTCTACAATATTACCTTGCTCATTTGCATTCCTACTGCCTAATTGCTGGGACCTGGTTTCCAGATAAACAGAATTCATGATAGTGGTGGCTTTAGTCTGTGTCCTCGGATAAACAGAAGAATTTTCTGCCAATGTCCTCCATTAATTCCTCTCATTCGATACTAAGAGAACTAGGTTCCTTACCTTTCTCAGCTTATCTCGTTTAACAGGAAACAACTCTAGCTGATGAGCAGTAACATTTCATACTGGCAGATTTTTTGCTGCCACTGATTTTCTTTAGTTTCAGTACCAGCCTACATTCTCATGCTTTATACATGTCCTAATCCAAAAGATAATAGTCAGAGCCATCTGACTAGCCTTTTCCACCAGTCCATGCACACAGCCCTTAAGTCTTGCTGGTCTTGTGCCAGAGGTCATGAGCGCTTGTGGCTCTAACCAACAGTTTCTTATTACCTTAGCACAGATTTACAATTTATCTTTTTACCAGCAACATATCTAATTAATGCTGGAGGTACTAATGTGAGCAGTCTAgctaaagaagaaagaaaaaatgcattgaaagtACCTGAATAGTCTGGTGACCCAATGGAGGATTTTTATTGCATTGCTTTTCTAGTCAGATGTCTTACCTGCAACTTCAAGACATGGCAATTTCACTAGACTCTCgaagatttttagaaaatatttcaatggtATGTAATGTCCCTATCTTtgggcagagaaaaatgaaaaaaacctccaaTGTCAGCTTACATAACATAAGTATTTTCATAATGTATGTCACCATTCTAGTGTTCTCCATCATTTATTCACAGAAGTTCACCCTGGGTTGAAAGAGAGTGGGAAGATAACCATATAAACCCCTAGAAAAGTCCATGTGACTTTGTTTGTGTTAGAATTACAAGGATTTCCAGCCTTTTTATTTCATAGAGAAGATAAAAAGATGCCATCTGCACCTAACCCTTTATTAGTGTTTCAGTCAGCCTGCAGGATTCTTGAGTACGTGGCTTAGCTGAACACGTGGAGTCTTCTCCACTAAGCAatcatgggaaaagaaagaaggcagtATGGTCAATGTGTATTTCACTACAGATTTTTTCAGCTAACAGATGCGTCTTTAGGAATTGGCAAAGACTATATTGCTCTGGTTTGTGCACTAAAGTAAGCCTGAGGAGATAATGAGGAGAAGGAATGGACAAGTGCTCTCCAGCTTCCTGGTTTAAAATCTTCACGTTAAAACATTGTCCATTGATTCTGCTTGATATTCACCCATCTGCCCATGGTGCTGTCACTGCCACCATCTGAAAATGCTTGAACATGCCAAGTTTCATCATCTGTGATTTGTTGCATCCATTCTTCACTAATGTAGAAGGAAGGTCTGCTTTCCAAAGCAACCATGAGTGTAAATTACGTTTGAAAATGTGTCATTCTGATAACTTGCTTCAGCAGTTGGGACAGTctcatgaaaaaattattttaaacatatccATGAGAACATAGTTCATAGCAATGTAAACTTCCCACAATCAGAAAATACTAATGATGAAGGGactaaataaagaaatatatgtgATAGAAACCTGCTTAATGTCTGTTGAGGCTCTCTAACTATGAAATGAACATTTGGTTTCATGGAAATGGCCTTTATTAACTAATCCTTTGTTAACAAAGTGCAAAGATGAGATTTGTTCTGCCAGCTTTTCTGGAATAACATTGATAAGTTGGCATTGTAGGGAACTATAACTTGCTTTAATGgactgtgctttttctgtttcatggaGAACATGGCACCTGAAGCCCCTCCACCACTTCTCCCCATCCACACCACACATAAAGTCTGATTTTATTGAGAGAAATACACCAAGCAGAAACACAGTCTGGGAGGTACCATGAAGAGAGTGGCCACACTCCTCACTCTAGGAGCTTTATGTTCCTCACATACTTTTGTAATCTGGCATTTAGAGCAGTAGTCCGTCCTTTGACAAATGAAGATGCTAATCCTGACTTCAGTTACAAAGAGAAGGGCGCCGTAGTCTATGCAGAAGCTCTTCATCCATCTTCATTAGTCTCAATGTTTAAGTTTCCAACTTTATCCTGGCACTTGGCTAAGACTGATATTCTAAACTGATAACCTCACTAGAACATCAAAGTGAGTAGCTTCTGCTTATGCATCACCTAGAAAATAATATgcccattttctcctttctgataCATGTTTAAAGCCAAGGTCACGGGCAGCCTCCCATCAGTTTCAGTGGCCTTTGAATGATCCGGAGTGTTGAGTAGGTTTTTAACGTACTAAGAGCACCACTGTCCCTTAGAAAGGAGTCTGAAGCCTCCCACAGTGGAGAATAAACTCCACTCCATCCCAAAAAACAGTCCCTAGGCTCCTGTTCTGCTACCTGTGGTTTTATGGGACACACCAGTGACTGGGAACAGCATATAATAATGTTAAGAAATCCATCTGGCCAAGATTTACATAATATTCAGTAGCTACTGCTATTTTGCCCAGAAATGCAATGCATTAGGGAACTGTACCGTCAGGAAAAAGAAGTCCCTTGTTAAATACACTCATTATTTACTATTATTTGACATAGAAATGCAGAGTATTTACTTTTTATGGTGTTTGCTTCGTTGGAAGATAGCACTCCATTTACATACTTAATCTAGCATTTCATTAAtcctcagtttttcctttcattttttgttgttttcggCTTTATAATTCTTCCAGATGTTCCAGATGTACTGAGTGTAATAGGCAATTAGCTTAAAAATAGTTCAGCCAGCTCACGTTATAAATCAAACTAGAGACTAGGGTTACATCAGTGTGTACTAGCAAATTAAACAGAGCCTCTGTCATTCAGAGGCCAGCTAGTTGAGTCTAGTCACATCTCTGCTATGAAATTATTTTAGCTTCCAAAACAGGGTGCCTTCATCCAGTTTCCTATTTGGGAATGGTCCCTAGCCTCCCAAGATGTGCCTGAGAACTGTTGGGTGGAATTTTGATCCAAGACAGGACCATGCCAGGGCCATGCTAACAGTTTCAAAGTAAAGATGATGGAGTTCCAGTGCTCACAGCTGTGTCCTGGCACTGTTTAATTCCTTGGTAAAGTAGCCTGTGAAAGATTCTCTCTTTGGTTGTTAATCAGCATCACATAAAGTCCAACAGCCTCTTCTCCTCTACAGGGAATGAGGGTGATGttcccagctctgtcaggagaAAGAGCGCGTGCTAACACTCGCATACTAACACTGTGGACCAACAAATCCTCTTGATCCTTCTGTTACAGAATGCAGTCTGCCTGATGCTACAGTGACATTCAGCCAGCAGTGGAATGGCTAGGCTTTTTGGTGTCTTGCCTTCAAAGGCAAGGACATGAGCTTCTTccctcattttccatttttttgaagTATGAGTCTTACTCCAGCCCAACTAGAGTACGAGACAGAAATGATCAGAAATGATACCCACATTCCAGTTCCAAAATTTTCTTCATGTGTAAGCCCAGTAAAGTCAGTCATTCATAGGTTTTAATTCTGGGAAAATTTATTCCCTTGACTGACTATTCAAGTGTAAAAGACATAAACTAGCTTAATAATGAAGATAATAAGGATGcaacagcagaacagaaatttCTTCAGGTCTGAAACCAGCCAAGTTATCAGAAGTGAACAGAATCATTAATGATCACATTTAAATGACATGATTTAACAGAGACACTGCTATGAAGCTTATACAGTCTTACAGTTTACcagatttgtttcatttgaaggaaaaaaagagccagaTTGTAGGGTAAATTCCAGTAACATGAGGCCATCTAGTGCATATTATCAGTGTTACAACTTTTGTCTTCCAGGCTTTGGTTTTTTACCTCTGTCCCTAGCTCCTGCTCTGTGATTATTTTCTGTACCTTGGGAAATATCTCATTTGTGAATAATGGATGCAAAAACTTATTCTCTAGAAAGGTCACCATGGACAAAAAGAGCgacaatgtttattttaataaacttgCAAACTAAGTAGCTAAACAACATACATGAATCAGAATTGTGCAAAGttagaagaaaaatgagcatTTAAAATTTAGCTACAAAACTGGAGGAGTCAAAGCACTGCCTAGGAAAGCTGAAGCCTTTGAAAAGAAGTATCTGCAGAAGTTTCTGGGTAGATGAAAGAAAACACTTCACCAACAAGGAAAGCAGAGGCAATGCCTGCACTGAGTTGTGGCCACTAAAATCAGGTGGCATTGGCAGAAGATTTGAACTTTAACTGTGGAGACAAATATATAATGAAGGGCTCATGTGAAAACCAACTGCTACAGAAACAGGAATGCTTCTGAGAGTCCCAAAGAAATGCTTTGCGGGGAGCAAAAGAGAAGCCACAAATGACAGAGCACAACTGAAAAGCCTACTTTGTGCTTTGTTCACCATCATCAGAACAGGCAGgatgaatgaaattaaattaagagATTGTGATAAGGCAGTGTAAAGCTGTTCTCAGCACTCTTCTCTGTCACGCAGAATTCATTCAGCATGCCCCTGCTTGCTTCATGCGTAAGGTACCTCTACTTTTCCTGCAAAGGAAAGGGAGGACATAGACATTGCAGACAGTAAGCTTAACATTATAAACTAAAATCTCTCTGAAGTCCTCAGCCAACAACTTGCTAACAGACACTATAAACATTTGTAGTAGACAAGAAGGCACTGATCTgtaaacaattttcttttaaaaagtatgtattttatcCATAAAAAGCAAGATATTTCCAGTACCATTTTTGAATTCTTATATGACCTGATTTGGGTCCAGGTGCCTTGTTAGCCCTGTGTTGCTCATTGGACTCTTCTCTGTACTGTCTGACTTCTACTGTCTCTAGTAGAGAGAAACTACAGTTTCTGCTAGAGTAGGAAGTTGCTCACACAAATATCAAGGGCATTTGTTTAGCTCAATTGGACCTTATTGGTGGGAGAAGCAATTAGTCTATAAAGAttaagcaaagaggcagaggagTAGTGACCCTGAAAAAAATGATAGCACTTAGGTGGAATGGAAATACCAGATAACTCAGCTAGTCTCAGATTTTGGCTTATTCAGGAGTAATTACATAGTATTGTACTTACAGGACTGCTTTGCAGAAAGAACATTTGTTGTTATATGTTTTCCCATCAGAGCCACAAAAAGGTTGATAGAGTCTTTCGCAGTAAATAGGTCTTCCTCTCTCTAACCTCTTGTATTCACTGCAGTCTACCTGCAAATACAttatcatttttctttgaatCCATCTTTCTCACATTCTCCGTTCACCTACAGAAATAATGAATATATGAAATTTTTGGACAAGCTTGTCAGTTGCTCTAGAGCAGCGTGGTCAATGGGGCTCCACCATCTATATTAGCTGAGCCTAAGCCTCAAAAAAGAAGCATTCCTTCTGACAGAGATGTGTGTGATGCTACCCATGTCAGGTTTTGAGCACCTTCAGGGACTTCGCTGTCTGTCTGAATAAGAATACATCACTGCAAAAAATACAGCCCC carries:
- the LOC143166145 gene encoding ovomucoid-like translates to MKITGAFVLLTLAVLCLANAAKENEVDCSEYKRLERGRPIYCERLYQPFCGSDGKTYNNKCSFCKAVLKSRGTLRMKQAGAC